The Acidobacteriota bacterium genomic sequence CTGCCGAGGCGCGATCCGCCATCGTCTCGCGGCGCGGCTTGATACGGGATTGAGAGAAGAGTCCCTTGAGAAAGAAGGCCTCGTAGCTGTGAACACCCCATCGCACGCTGAGCGCCTGGGAAGCCAGGCTGAGAACGTGCCGGCTAACGAGACCCGGCCCCGGCCACAGAAGGAGGTTAAACGCGACCGCACAGCAAACGACTCTTCTTTGCAGCGCGCGCCGGAACAACGCGGCGGACCATGCCTTGATGAACCCAACAGAGGGCAGCGGAAAGAGAACCTGAGAGGGCCGCATGTTGAACCTCCTTGCCTCGGGCGACGCGCACTCGCCGGGAAGCCGCAGACCGATCCATACTGGCTGCCGGTCGAAACGCCGAGCTCACCGACAGCCATCCTTTACCGACAACAAAGAATCACAGTCTCACTTGTGACTGCCTCTCGCCCAATTCGCCTATTCGCTTACCTTGCATGACGCGAATCAAGGTCGGGACAATGCAGTTTTTCAACAAACTTTAAGCGTATGAGACATGCTTGCCCACAGCGAAGATCAGGGCGTTCTCATCCACATTGAGCCCCCGCTGCGAAGTGTGGTACAAATGCAACCGAATACAGATGCTATGAACTTTACGCTTGGTCGGGACAGGCGCTTATACTTAAACCGCTCTGAATATATCTGGCGACCGGAATCTTAAGCCTTCTTCCTGAGCGTGTCAATGAATATTTTTAACTCCGTCGAAACATATTTGGTTGCTACGGCCTGTTAACACTTTTGGAGAGCGATAAGAAAGGGACTGAAACACCATGATTGACTTGAAGTATTCGCTGGTCATCGAGGCTACGACGGATCCCACCTTCTTTGGTTTCTATTCGCCCGATCTTGAAGGATTCACCGGGATCGGCCATTCCGTTGGAGATTGTCTTTACAAGGCTAAGTGGGGAATGGAAGAACACGTTGTTGTTTTGCAGGAACATGACCTTCCCGTCCCAGAGCCGAATGCCAATCCGACCGTGGTAATACAGAATGAGCGGCCATTGGAGTCGGCCGCGTAGCGGTGTGGGTGCTTAGGTTGGCACGGGCTTATGGGTCTCAATCATAAAGTCATCTTCGGAATGAAACTCAGGCAGTTCCGCGAGCAGGCCGGGCTTTCGCTGACTAATCTGGGTATCCGCACCAGGCTGTCTACTTCTTACCTCACCGAGATCGAGCACGGGAAGAAATATCCCAAGGCCGAGAAGATCGCCCGCATGGCCGAAGCGCTCGGCCGCAACTACGACGACCTCGTTTCCATCAGGCTTGATGAACAGCTCAGTCCGCTTTCTGACTTTCTGGGCTCGGCCGCGCTCCACAACTTTCCGTTTCACCTGTTTGGCATTTCGCCTGCGCAGGTCGTGGAGCTGATGACTCGCCAGCCCCTCGAAGCAAGCGCCCTGGTCAACGCGCTGATAGGAATAGCGGGCCAGTACAACATCGGAGTCGAGCACCTGTACCGTTCCGCGCTGAGGTCTTATCAGGAGCTTCACGAGAATTACTTTCCCGACATCGAGCGCGCCGTGGATGAATTCGTTCAAGCTGCCAAGATTGCGTCGGACCCGACGCCGAGCTACGGCGATCTTCGGGCGCTGATCGAGAAGCGCTTCAATTACCAACTCGACGACAAGCAACTCAGCAAGCACCCCACGCTCGAGCATTTTCGTTCCGTGCTTGTAACCAGGAGAGGCAATCCGCCGACGCTGGTGATCAATCCGTCGCTTAGCGAGCAGCAGAAGAAGTTTATTCTCGCGCGTGAGATCGGCTATCAAGTGCTCGGTCTCAAAGATCGCGCTATGACTTCCGCTCCTGAGCGGGTCGATTCATTCGAGCAGGTACTCAACGATTTCAAAGCTTCTTATTTCGCCGGGGCGCTGTTGATTAATCGCGAGAGGCTTCTTGTGGACATCAAAGAGTTCTTCGCGCTCGACCGCTGGCAGCCGCGCCGCTTCCGCGAGTTTTTGGACCGATACGAAGTCACGCCGGAGATTCTCATGTACCGGCTCACCGAAGTCTTGCCTGAATACTTCGGCATCAAACTCCACTTTCTCCGCTTCAATCACGAACGGGGCGAGTACCGGCTCGTTAAGCATTTGAACATGTCGCAGGTCTTGATACCGGGAGGCACCGGTCTGGACGAGCACTACTGCCGCCGCTGGCTTGCGATCCGAATTCTTCATGACCTGGAACGCGAGAGAACGAAGCGCAAGAAGCTGGTTGAGCCCATCGTCGGCGCGCAGATTTCACGATTCGTCGACACCGATGCGCGATTCTTGTGCGTCGCGATGGCCCGGCATCTGGCCCTGAATCGCGCGGCGACGTCGTCCGTGTCGCTGGGTTTCCGCTGCGACCAGGAGTTTGAGCGAACGGTTCGATTCGCAAGCGATCCTGCGATCACCCGCTTGGACATCGACGGCACCTGTGAGCGATGCCGCCTGACTAAAGAGGAGTGCCAGGACAGGGTGGCGCCGCCTTATCTGCTCGAGCTTCAGCGAACTCGCAACGAAATCGAGCGTGAGCTGGCCTCGCTGACCTGAGACTCGGTATTGCGCCCTCAATGTGGATTGCGCCGCAATATGGACTGCGCCGCCTCAGATACCTGACTGATCCGGCGTGTACGCGGCGGCGCTTTGGCTTCGCTATTAGACTTCCCTGCGCGAGATCGCTTAGTGCGAGAATACCAAAGCCAAAGCGCCGGCGTTGGTTCAACTCGTGAAAGTACCCTTAGGCCGCCGCAGTCCATAGCGCTGCTATTTGATTTTTCATTGAAAATGGCGCGTCTTTAGGTTATAAGCAAGAACTCCCGACTATTAATATGATAAGGCTGCTCTTGAGCAATATGCGCAGAGTTCGTTTCCTCACCGTCGCTCTGATTCTACCGCTGGTTGTAGTCGCGCCGCACATGCACGGCTCGGCCACGAAAGCCCGCCGCTCGTTGAACTACGCGCCCGGGGAAGTGATAGTCAAACTCAAGGCGGGAGCGCCCCAGTTGCAGACGGCCGATCCGGGCGACCGGTTGATGATGATCGCCCGGCTAGCCGGCGAGCGAGGCAGCGAGGGTCCCGGCCGCGCCGCAGAGCAGCTTGCCAAAAGCACTTCCAACGACAGAGTCAGCCGGATAATCTCCCAGCGCGGCCTGGACCGCGTGTTCGTTATCAGGTTCGATCCCAGCGCGGATGTTCAATCGATGGTGAGCGAGCTGCGGGCGCGCGATGACGTTGAGTACGCCGAGCCGAATTATTTGATAAGACTCGGCGCCATTCCAAATGACCCTGACTTCGCGCTGCAGTGGGCGCTGCTAAACCCCGGGCTCTACATCAATGACTTTTTTTCCACTCCCAACGCGGACATAAAGGCTTATCAGGCCTGGGACACGACTCTTGGGAGTCCGGACGTGATAATTGCTCTCAGCGATACGGGTGTTGATCTCACTCATCCCGACCTGGCGCGAAACATTTACACCAACACCCGAGAGATTCCGGGCAACGGGATTGACGACGATCAGAATGGGTTCATCGACGACGTTCACGGGTTCAACGTCGCCGACCAAAACGGCGACACGACCGACGCGGTAGGTCACGGCACTTTTATGGCCGGCATCATCGCCGCCGAGATGAACAACAACATCGGGATCTCGGGCGTGTGTCAATCAAAGATATTGCCGGCGCGGTTCTATAAGCGCTACGGTCCAGACCCGGGCCAATTCAGTGCAACCGTAGCCGATGCCGCCCGGTCGTTGCTCTACTCGATTACAGCGGGAGCTTCGATCATCAACGCCAGTTGGAGCACCACATTCACATCTGACAACCTGAGCGAAGAATCTGTGCGCGCGCTGGAGGATGCAGTCCAAGCAACCAACGATGCGGGCGCCCTGCTGGTCTGCATACCCGGCAACGAGGGCTTCAACCTGGACTACAGCAAGATCTATCCGGCGTCGTACGGCTTGTCGAACCAGATCGTGGTCGCGGCGTCCGATTTCAACGACGAGATTTGGCATCCACCTTTTATTCCTTATGTGATCAACTCGGGATTCGGACCTAACACCGTGCACCTGGCGGCGCCCGGCGTAGCGGTGCTCACCACGCAGGCTCGCGGAGATTGTTTCCTGTGCACTCGGTCGCCCGATCCTCAGAATTGGTACGCGCGCGAGGATGGCACGTCGATCTCAGCGGCCTATGTGTCAGGCGTGGCGGCGCTCGTGAAATCCAAATACCCGAGTGACAGCGCCGTCCTGTTGAAGCGCCGGATCCTCGAAGGCGTGGAAGTCACCGATAACCTTCGCGCTTACGTCATCACAAGCGGGCGCCTCAGTGCGCTGGGCGCGCTCAATGTTGAAGTGAAGATCACGCCGCCAATACTGAC encodes the following:
- a CDS encoding type II toxin-antitoxin system HicB family antitoxin; this encodes MIDLKYSLVIEATTDPTFFGFYSPDLEGFTGIGHSVGDCLYKAKWGMEEHVVVLQEHDLPVPEPNANPTVVIQNERPLESAA
- a CDS encoding ImmA/IrrE family metallo-endopeptidase yields the protein MGLNHKVIFGMKLRQFREQAGLSLTNLGIRTRLSTSYLTEIEHGKKYPKAEKIARMAEALGRNYDDLVSIRLDEQLSPLSDFLGSAALHNFPFHLFGISPAQVVELMTRQPLEASALVNALIGIAGQYNIGVEHLYRSALRSYQELHENYFPDIERAVDEFVQAAKIASDPTPSYGDLRALIEKRFNYQLDDKQLSKHPTLEHFRSVLVTRRGNPPTLVINPSLSEQQKKFILAREIGYQVLGLKDRAMTSAPERVDSFEQVLNDFKASYFAGALLINRERLLVDIKEFFALDRWQPRRFREFLDRYEVTPEILMYRLTEVLPEYFGIKLHFLRFNHERGEYRLVKHLNMSQVLIPGGTGLDEHYCRRWLAIRILHDLERERTKRKKLVEPIVGAQISRFVDTDARFLCVAMARHLALNRAATSSVSLGFRCDQEFERTVRFASDPAITRLDIDGTCERCRLTKEECQDRVAPPYLLELQRTRNEIERELASLT
- a CDS encoding S8 family serine peptidase translates to MRRVRFLTVALILPLVVVAPHMHGSATKARRSLNYAPGEVIVKLKAGAPQLQTADPGDRLMMIARLAGERGSEGPGRAAEQLAKSTSNDRVSRIISQRGLDRVFVIRFDPSADVQSMVSELRARDDVEYAEPNYLIRLGAIPNDPDFALQWALLNPGLYINDFFSTPNADIKAYQAWDTTLGSPDVIIALSDTGVDLTHPDLARNIYTNTREIPGNGIDDDQNGFIDDVHGFNVADQNGDTTDAVGHGTFMAGIIAAEMNNNIGISGVCQSKILPARFYKRYGPDPGQFSATVADAARSLLYSITAGASIINASWSTTFTSDNLSEESVRALEDAVQATNDAGALLVCIPGNEGFNLDYSKIYPASYGLSNQIVVAASDFNDEIWHPPFIPYVINSGFGPNTVHLAAPGVAVLTTQARGDCFLCTRSPDPQNWYAREDGTSISAAYVSGVAALVKSKYPSDSAVLLKRRILEGVEVTDNLRAYVITSGRLSALGALNVEVKITPPILTEFTYKAKNEKFIVYGSGMQQGLTVVVGKTGYPAKPRSDDGTAFLARVPKTAFPPGIPVEIKLRNTDGGESQTLTLTR